In Carboxydothermus pertinax, the genomic window ATAACCTGCGCTCGAATAGATACGTCTAACGCAGAAGTAGGCTCATCTAAAACAATGAACTCCGGCTGTACTGCCAAAGCCCGCGCCACACCAATTCTCTGTCTTTGCCCCCCGGAAAGCTCGTGAGGAAAACGGTTGGCATGTTCCTCGTTTAAACCCACCAGTTCTAAAAGCTCAATTACCCTGCGGTTTCGCGCTGCACCCGATGCTAGTCGGTGAATATCAATAGGCTCAGCAATAATTTCGCCTATCGTCATCCGGGGATTTAGCGACGCATAGGGGTCTTGAAAAATCATCTGAATTTTGCGGTGAAGTCCGTATTTTTCTCCTTTATTCATCTTAGAAATATCTTTACCAGCATATACCAATGTTCCTGATGTAGGCTCGTAAAGTCTTGCCAGCACCCTACCCAGAGTTGTTTTTCCGCATCCGGACTCTCCAACAAGTCCTAGGGTTTCACCTTTTTTTATAGTAAAATTAACCCGGTCTACCGCCTTTAAAATTTGGCCGTGTCCTAAATTAAAATATTTAGAAAGGTTTTTTGCTTCTATAATATTTTCGTTCAATTAGTCCACCGCCTTTGCTTTAAGCTTTTTTACTTCTTCGGCATTCAGCCAACAGCTAACCCGGTGACCAGGAGCAACTTCGATTTCCTGTGGTTCGTACATTGCACAAATTTTCATTGCGTGTTCACAACGAGGCCAAAAAGCACAGCCTTTAGGGGGATTTATTAAATCCGGTGGCCTTCCGGTAATCGGAACCAGAGGGATTGACCGGTCTTGGTCCAAACGTGGAACCGATTTCAAGAGCCCCCAGGTATAGGAATGCTTAGCATTATAAAAAATTTCTTCGGTACTTCCTTCTTCCACCACTTTTCCAGCATACATGACCACAACCCGTTCGGAAAAACCTGCTACAACACCTAAATCGTGGGTTATGATGATGACCGACATATGCAGCTTATT contains:
- a CDS encoding ABC transporter ATP-binding protein; this encodes MNENIIEAKNLSKYFNLGHGQILKAVDRVNFTIKKGETLGLVGESGCGKTTLGRVLARLYEPTSGTLVYAGKDISKMNKGEKYGLHRKIQMIFQDPYASLNPRMTIGEIIAEPIDIHRLASGAARNRRVIELLELVGLNEEHANRFPHELSGGQRQRIGVARALAVQPEFIVLDEPTSALDVSIRAQVINLLEDLRKKFKLTYLFISHDLSTVRYLSDRIAVMYLGRIVEITESRKLYENPLHPYTRALLSAVPIADPNIEATRQRIILKGDVPSPINPPEGCRFASRCNFADDRCRKETPELLEVEDGHLVSCFKPGVK